A genomic segment from Polyangium mundeleinium encodes:
- a CDS encoding OmpA family protein produces MRRTTSWLLLGSALFAFTGATGCGYSEEEMQAKVREIEALKGQLSDQERQNKKARSELDDAKAQIEQLKQQLKNAGVDISKLNANLEEQSKALEEYRRRAEQLEAIKKRFETLREKLQALTKLGLNVTVRNNRMVIQLPGDVLFDPGKETLKKDGQDILLKVAEVVRNDSALSQRSFQVAGHTDSDKLAGGRFKDNWGLSVMRAREVLAFLIETPEKNGGGLSPARWSAAGYGDTDPVKPNDTPENKLANRRCELVVLPNVEEMLDLKTLAN; encoded by the coding sequence ATGCGTCGCACGACCTCATGGCTCCTGCTCGGATCCGCGCTCTTCGCCTTCACGGGCGCTACCGGGTGCGGCTACTCCGAGGAGGAGATGCAAGCCAAAGTCCGTGAAATCGAGGCCCTGAAGGGCCAGCTCTCCGATCAGGAGAGGCAAAACAAGAAGGCCCGCAGCGAGCTCGACGACGCGAAGGCGCAGATCGAGCAGCTCAAGCAGCAGCTCAAGAACGCCGGCGTCGATATCTCGAAGCTCAACGCGAACCTCGAGGAGCAATCGAAGGCCCTCGAGGAGTACCGCCGCCGCGCCGAGCAGCTCGAGGCGATCAAGAAGCGCTTCGAGACGCTGCGCGAGAAGCTCCAGGCCCTCACGAAGCTCGGGCTCAACGTGACCGTGCGCAACAACCGCATGGTCATCCAGCTCCCGGGCGACGTGCTCTTCGATCCGGGCAAGGAGACGCTGAAGAAGGACGGGCAGGACATCCTGCTCAAGGTCGCCGAGGTCGTGCGCAATGACTCGGCCCTGTCGCAGCGCTCGTTCCAGGTCGCCGGTCACACCGACAGCGACAAACTCGCGGGCGGTCGCTTCAAGGACAACTGGGGCCTCAGCGTGATGCGCGCGCGTGAGGTGCTCGCGTTCCTCATCGAGACGCCCGAGAAGAACGGCGGCGGTCTGAGCCCCGCGCGCTGGAGCGCCGCGGGCTACGGCGACACCGACCCGGTGAAGCCGAACGACACGCCCGAGAACAAGCTCGCGAACCGCCGTTGCGAGCTCGTGGTCCTGCCGAACGTCGAGGAGATGCTCGACCTGAAGACGCTCGCGAACTGA